The Endozoicomonas sp. 4G DNA segment AACAGTCGACTACCGGTTTTGTGCCATTCTATGTTGATCCATCCCGTGGTCAGATTCTCTCTCTGCTGGTGCAAAGCCCCAGCGTCACTGAGCGTATCGATCAGGGCGGGGTTGTCGGCTATGTGATTCTTGGCCTGGGTGCTCTTGGCCTGTCACTGGCACTGTTCTGCTTCCTGAACCTGACCCGTATCGGTCTGGGGATTACTAAACAGCAGCAGTCTAAACAAGTCATCAAGGGGAATCCTCTGGGTGACATCATGCAGACCTACCAGGACAACCTTAAATCGGATCTGGAAACCCTGGAGCTGAAGCTGGACGAAATCGTTATGCGTTCAGTGCCGTCCATTGAGCGGGGTGTCAGCTCCATTAAATTGATCGCCTCTGTTGCGCCTCTGCTGGGTCTGCTGGGTACTGTGGTGGGTATGATTGCCACCTTCCAGGCCATCACCCTGTTTGGTACCGGTGATCCAAAGCTGATGGCCAACGGTATTTCCGAGGCACTGGTGACTACCATGCTGGGTCTGGTGGTAGCCATCCCAACCCTGTTTGCTCACAGTCTGGTACAAAGCAAGAGTCGTCGTATGATTCAGGTGCTTGAAGAGCAAAGTGCAGGCTTTATTGCCAAACACCAGGAGCAGGATCTGAAAACCGGTGTTCGTACTGTGAAGTCTTCTGTCAGTCCTCAGGACGCGCAGCCCGCCCATTCATAAGAGAAGGAGGAGTTGGATATGCTCTGGTTACTGGAAGAGCTCGAATCCATCCGCCGTTTTCTGGGCATGGGCGGCGATGTACTGATGATGCTGTTTGTCTTGACTCTGCTGCTCTGGGTGTTGGTGATTGAAAGGTATCTCTACTTTTTCACTGAGTACCCAAAGCTGATTAGAAAGACCATGGATAATTGGAATGCCAGGGCTGATAAAAAGTCCTGGAGCGCCAAAAAGATTCGTCAGTCCATGATCTCTGAAGTCTCGCTGAGTGTGAATCGTGGGATGCCCATGATCAAAACATTGATCGCGCTCTGCCCACTGTTGGGCCTGCTGGGTACGGTGGTCGGCATGGTGTCTGTCTTTGATGTGCTGGCAATGACCGGCACCGGCAGTCCCAGGGCCATGGCATCGGGGATCTCGAAAGCCACCATTCCCACCATGGCGGGGATGGTGGCTGCGCTCTCCGGCCTGTATTTCAGTGCCCTGCTGGAGAAGCGTGCCCATCGTGCAACGCATCAGATTTCAGACTCATTGCAGCATTAAAAAGAACAATAATTACTCATTCGCAGTCATAAGGGTGTGTCACAGCACTGTGAACACCCTCTGGGATGGGAGGAAATAAAAATGAGAAGACGCTACAGCAACGGCGCTCAGGAAGAAGCAGGCATTGATATGACCCCGATGCTCGACATCGTGTTCATTATGTTGATCTTCTTCATTGTAACAACGTCGTTTATTAAAGAAGCCGGTATCGACGTCAACAGACCCACTGCCAATTCAGCCCAGGTGGTCAAGAAAGGCAATATCATGATTGCGGTCAGTGACACCGGGGCGGTCTGGATCGACAAACGTCGTGTTGAAGTGGGCGCGGTTCGTGCCAACGTGGAGCGACTGAAAGCGGAGAATCCTGAAGGCGCTGTGGTGATCCAGGCGGATGAGGAAGCCAAGTCCGGCATCGTGGTCGAAGTCATGGATCAGGTCAGGTTGGCCGGGGTCTACAGTATCTCGATTTCAGCAAAAGAGCAGTAAGGCTGGAGGCGCCCATGCGTTATCTGATATCTCTGGGTCTTGGCTTTGCTGTCGCACTGGGCTTGTTTGCCGTTATGAATGCGCTGGTGAACAGCAATAAGCATGAACTGGCAAAAGCCGATGATACTCGCATCAGCGAATTTATCCGCTTGCAGCGACCCGAGACCATTAAGGAAAAGAAAAGGGAAATCCCTAAACCGCAGCCGAAAAAGCCGCCACCGCCACCGGAAATGAAAATTTCCCAGCAAGTGGATAAGCCGGTGATTGAGCAAGTCAAAATGGATATTCCAAAAATGGATGTCGATCTTGATCTGGCAGTAGGCGACGGTGCAGGTTTATATGCATCCAGTGGTGTTGCCGCCAGTGGCGGACCCGTGCCACTGAACAAGTTCAGCCCCATGTATCCCCGTAAAGCGCTGCAAAGTGGTGCTGGTGGAAGTGTCGTCTTTCAGTACACCGTATCGAAAGAAGGGCGTGTTACGGATGTCAAAATTCTTAAAGAAAGACCCAGGGGCAAAGGCTTTGGCAGAGCGATCAAGAAAGCGGCTGCCAAATGGAAGTTCAAACCTGCCATGGAAGACGGCGTTGCCATCGCCAGAACCCAGCAGCAGGAATATGAATTTACGTTGGAGTAAACCATGACTGGATTAAAGCGATGGCTACCAAAAAAAGCGGCGCTCTCCTTAATGGTTGTAGGACTGAGTACCGCTCTGATACAACCAGTGAGTGCGGCGCCCAAAAAAGCGCCTGAACTGAGGAATATTACTTACAAATACCTGCTCAAGGCTCAGGAGCAGCTGGCTGAAGATGATTATCCCGCGGCACAGGCCAGCCTTGAGCATGTGCTTGCCAAGGTAAGCAGAAGCAAGTACGACAAGGCGGCGGTTAACCAGATGCTGGGTGTCGTCTATGCCAATCAGGAAAAGTACGACGAAGCACTGAAATTCTTCCAGGCCTCGCTGGCGGATGATGCCCTGCATCAACCAGCCGCACAGCAGGTTCGCTATAACCTGTCTCAGTTGCTGATGATGAGGGGGGATTATAAGAAG contains these protein-coding regions:
- a CDS encoding MotA/TolQ/ExbB proton channel family protein, which encodes MLWLLEELESIRRFLGMGGDVLMMLFVLTLLLWVLVIERYLYFFTEYPKLIRKTMDNWNARADKKSWSAKKIRQSMISEVSLSVNRGMPMIKTLIALCPLLGLLGTVVGMVSVFDVLAMTGTGSPRAMASGISKATIPTMAGMVAALSGLYFSALLEKRAHRATHQISDSLQH
- a CDS encoding biopolymer transporter ExbD codes for the protein MRRRYSNGAQEEAGIDMTPMLDIVFIMLIFFIVTTSFIKEAGIDVNRPTANSAQVVKKGNIMIAVSDTGAVWIDKRRVEVGAVRANVERLKAENPEGAVVIQADEEAKSGIVVEVMDQVRLAGVYSISISAKEQ
- a CDS encoding TonB family protein; protein product: MRYLISLGLGFAVALGLFAVMNALVNSNKHELAKADDTRISEFIRLQRPETIKEKKREIPKPQPKKPPPPPEMKISQQVDKPVIEQVKMDIPKMDVDLDLAVGDGAGLYASSGVAASGGPVPLNKFSPMYPRKALQSGAGGSVVFQYTVSKEGRVTDVKILKERPRGKGFGRAIKKAAAKWKFKPAMEDGVAIARTQQQEYEFTLE